One part of the Arabidopsis thaliana chromosome 1 sequence genome encodes these proteins:
- the SWEETIE gene encoding HEAT repeat-containing protein (SWEETIE (SWEETIE); FUNCTIONS IN: binding; INVOLVED IN: trehalose metabolic process, carbohydrate metabolic process, starch metabolic process; LOCATED IN: cytosol; EXPRESSED IN: 25 plant structures; EXPRESSED DURING: 13 growth stages; CONTAINS InterPro DOMAIN/s: Armadillo-type fold (InterPro:IPR016024).) encodes MTKNIASDNVPLSRFGVLVAQLESIVASASQKNPDPLLCFEILSDLISAIDEEPKESLLVTQRKCEDALYSLVTLGARRPVRHLASVAMAKIISNGDSISIYSRASSLQGFLSDGKRSDPQRVAGAAQCLGELYRHFGKKITSGLFETTSIVTKLVKFNEDFVRQEAFILLHNALEGCGGTAAATAYSEAYRLITRFSTLDKSFVVRIAAARCLKAFSNIGGPGLGTSEFDTLASYCVKGIEDSESSVRDAFAEALGSLLALGMHPEAHVQPRGKGPFPPAKKLEGGLQRHLILPFTKAVGSRAKNTRFGLALSWVFFLQAIRIRYLDSDSELQDYSLPIMDMLRGDSSIDAHALACVLYILRVGVIDQMMEPSQRSFSVFLGKQLQSSNASPSMKIVALRALSYTLKTLGEVPHEFKEFFDDTVGAALSHFLDLVRVEAALTLRALAEVDPTCVGGLTSFAVTTLNALRESLSFEKGDKLKTDLASLHGQAATLAALVSISPGLSLGYPARLPRSVLEVSKKMLTESRRNVTVASSEKEAGWLLLSSLLNSMPKEEFGDQDFDILILWTDVFAGNPEHLIKQQAELKSMLSVWSAAIDALTAFVRRFVSCNDGILLQPVLANLRSALSCVSTMANKRFSDVKTLVDILIIRILIAYQSIPDPLAYKSEHQQIIQLCTTPYRDPSGFEESSCLKSLLDKRDAWLGPWIPGRDWFEDELRYFQGGEDGLAPSVWESKVSSFPLPETVKKTLVNQMVLCFGIMFASQDSQGMLSLLSVIQQCLKAGKKQQWRTASLTNICAGLLAGLKALHALRPQQLTTEVLSSGQAIFQNILTEGDICASQRRAACEGLGLLARLGNDIFTARMTRVLLGDLSGVTDPNYGGSIALALGCIHHSAGGMALSSLVPATVNSVSSLTKTSVLGLKIWALHGLLLTIEAAGLSFVSHVQAALGLALDILLTEESGWIDLSQGIGRLINAIVAVLGPELSPGSILFSRCKSVIAEISSWQEIPTLLESVCFTQQLILFAPQAVSVHIHVKNLLMTLASRQPIIRRLSVSTLRHLVEKDPVSVIDEQIEDNLFQMLDEETDSEIGNLIRSTLIRLLYATCPSRPSRWMLICRNMALAASAGRSAETSIAENDPAYTRENLGDDDEDMVSSSSGKSIRANPDKDKTLRYRTRVFAAECLSLLPEAVGNDAAHFDILLARNLASNRQSSGDWLVLQLQELISLAYQISTIQFENMRPIGVGLLSTILEKFKLVADPELPGHLLLEQYQAQLLSAVRTALDANSGPVLLEAGLQLATKIMTSGIIRSDQVAVKRIFSLLSRPLNDFNELYYPSFAEWVTSKIKIRLLAAHASLKCYIFTFLRKHHGEVPVEFEALLPMFSKSSDLLGRYWIQVLKGYSYICLCQNLKKSCSFLDEILPHTVSRRLQPCLEEAWPVILQALVLDAIPVNHSVEEFSDRSLISTHRMVTLEAEDFQFLWGFAVLVLFQGMHPASSMQVIPFSSAKIKSSGDSSINESSFQGLKLYEIALPVFQSLSAGRFFSSGFLSIDLCQELLQVLSYSFHMDSSWDILAVSVVQQISQNCPKDFLESEEFAYSTIELCLGYLFKILHRHNEISPDDGIWDNMLSPLFISIKTLVKRFELKHRLNSAPLAFLLSGYKCIRQVPTDAYLPKALEIVKSTNDLLLELTRASSQKPYTDGTNFAADSGFHLRAIFGACLHMVGDLTRDCINGIQLVDSKRSGLRKLLQLKLVFCLEQLFSLAKLAYEFDCPVDETNTNSICIVMLKSCQISIAAVVKDSNVQVQATVLQVLKSLVQRYNNPEEKSFVILFVGELIGDIVSLMQRALLVKPVNTESVVIAGECLRFIMLLQTHSITDELQKGFMSLFLEVVLVVFSKTSDGVSQEVLELRNVAVRLVSHLAQLPSSAVHFKDVLLSLPVTHRQQLQDIIRASVSKDSALAKPKSLVPAMDIKLPAPVVATPEKVTSTANMVKEEALSTMPTSFNQVSTVESGTDEEEEEEEDDDDDDWDTFQSFPASTNLEGSESKTESVAEEEPDLPGRSSIQDDESNAEETDDQHLASDHATDITREDSNDKSKEVVEEETVEPCFTTREDSVDKSKEVEEETVKPCLIEDALTSQNDKTSSGDHPVEINEQSVESKNLESENIGTDIKLASTEVESPALDDLEPQQIQKSPEDESSKEHVGADVIVTEETIAENKSDVDYI; translated from the exons AGTGATCCTCAACGAGTTGCAG gTGCTGCCCAATGCTTGGGGGAGCTGTATCGTcattttgggaaaaaaattACTTCTGGCTTGTTCGAAACAACATCTATTGTAACAAAATTAGTGAAGTTTAACGAG GATTTTGTGCGACAAGAAGCCTTTATCTTGCTTCACAATGCTTTGGAAGGCTGCGGTGGTACAGCTGCTGCCACTGCATACTCAGAAGCATACCGTCTCATCACTAGATTTTCCACTTTGGATAAATCATTCGTTGTGAGAATTGCTGCTGCTCGTTGTTTGAAGGCCTTTTCTAACATTGGAGGACCTGGTCTTGGTACTAGCGAATTTGATACTTTAGCCTCTTACTGTGTCAAG GGTATTGAAGATTCAGAATCATCGGTCCGTGATGCATTTGCAGAGGCTTTGGGCTCATTGCTTGCACTAGGAATGCATCCTGAAGCGCAT GTCCAACCTAGAGGTAAAGGTCCATTTCCACCAGCAAAGAAACTGGAAGGTGGTCTGCAGAGGCATCTGATTTTACCCTTCACAAAAG CGGTTGGATCTCGGGCAAAGAATACACGGTTTGGTTTGGCTCTGTCATGGGTGTTCTTTTTACAG GCCATTAGGATAAGGTATTTGGATTCAGATAGTGAGCTTCAAGACTATTCTTTGCCCATCATGGACATGCTGCGGGGTGACTCCTCAATTGATGCCCATGCACTG GCATGTGTTCTTTACATCCTACGGGTTGGCGTAATTGATCAAATGATGGAACCAAGCCAGAGAAGCTTTTCCGTTTTTCTCGGAAAGCAG CTTCAGTCTTCAAATGCCAGTCCATCAATGAAAATAGTTGCTTTGCGGGCTTTGTCATACACGTTGAAAACACTGGGAGAG GTTCCCCATGAATTCAAGGAATTTTTCGATGATACAGTGGGTGCTGCATTGTCACATTTTTTGGACCTT GTACGTGTTGAGGCCGCTTTAACTTTACGTGCTTTGGCTGAGGTTGATCCTACCTGCGTTGGTGGGTTGACATCTTTTGCTGTAACAACTCTTAATGCTCTACGGGAAAGTTTATCCTTTGAAAAG GGAGACAAATTGAAAACTGATCTTGCTTCTTTACATGGGCAAGCAGCAACTTTGGCAGCTCTAGTCTCCATTTCGCCTGGACTCTCACTTGGTTACCCTGCTAG ATTGCCAAGGTCGGTGCTTGAAGTTTCAAAGAAGATGCTAACAGAATCAAGGAGAAATGTTACAGTTGCCTCAAGTGAAAAGGAAGCTGGATGGTTATTGTTATCATCGCTATTAAATTCTATGCCAAAGGAG GAGTTTGGAGACCaagattttgatatattaatcTTGTGGACTGACGTCTTTGCTGGAAACCCAGAACACTTGATCAAACAACAGGCAGAATTAAAATCTATGTTAAG TGTGTGGTCCGCCGCAATTGATGCACTCACAGCTTTTGTGCGACGTTTTGTATCTTGTAATGATGGTATTCTACTTCAACCCGTACTGGCAAACCTCCGTAG CGCTTTGTCTTGTGTATCGACAATGGCCAACAAACGGTTTTCTGATGTCAAAACTTTGGTCGACATACTCATCATAAGAATATTGATAGCTTATCAATCCATCCCAGATCCCTTGGCCTATAAAAGTGAGCATCAGCAAATTATTCAGCTATGCACCACACCATATAG GGATCCTTCCGGATTCGAGGAAAGCTCGTGCTTGAAGTCGCTCCTTGACAAAAGAGATGCATGGCTTGGTCCTTGGATTCCTGGCAG GGATTGGTTTGAAGATGAACTTCGCTATTTTCAAGGTGGGGAAGATGGTCTAGCACCAAGTGTATGGGAAAGTAAAGTTTCTAGTTTTCCTTTG CCAGAGACTGTGAAAAAGACATTGGTGAATCAGATGGTTCTCTGCTTTGGTATCATGTTTGCTTCTCAG GATAGCCAAGGGATGCTCTCACTTCTTTCGGTCATACAACAGTGTTTGAAAGCCGGAAAAAAGCAACAATGGCGTACAGCCAGCTTGACTAACATTTGTGCGGGACTTCTTGCCGGTTTAAAG GCTTTGCATGCTCTACGTCCTCAGCAACTAACGACAGAAGTACTAAGCTCAGGGCAAGCCATTTTTCAG AATATTCTAACAGAGGGAGACATTTGTGCATCACAACGCAGAGCAGCATGTGAGGGTCTAGGTCTTCTAGCTCGTCTTGGAAATGACATCTTTACAGCAAGAATG ACCAGAGTTCTTCTTGGCGACCTAAGTGGAGTTACAGATCCAAACTATGGTGGATCAATTGCTCTTGCACTTGGCTGCATTCATCACAG TGCAGGAGGAATGGCATTGTCGTCCTTAGTACCTGCTACTGTTAATTCAGTCTCATCTTTGACCAAAACCTCTGTTCTTGGTCTTAAGATATGGGCCTTGCATGGGCTTCTTTTGACCATTGAAGCTGCTGGTTTATCATTCGTATCTCATGTTCAG GCAGCATTAGGACTTGCCTTGGACATTTTGTTGACTGAAGAAAGTGGATGGATCGATCTTTCTCAAGGCATTGGACGCCTTATTAATGCTATTGTTGCTGTCCTTGGCCCTGAGCTTTCTCCTGGCAGCATTCTGTTTTCACGCTGCAAG TCTGTTATTGCAGAGATTAGTTCCTGGCAAGAGATTCCAACACTACTTGA AAGCGTCTGTTTTACCCAGCAGCTTATTCTTTTTGCTCCACAAGCAGTTTCAGTACATATACAtgtaaaaaatcttttaatgacGCTGGCATCAAGAcag cCAATAATTAGGCGTCTATCTGTGTCAACTCTTCGGCATCTGGTTGAGAAAGACCCG gTTTCTGTCATTGATGAGCAAATAGAGGATAACTTATTTCAGATGTTGGATGAAGAAACTGATTCTGA GATTGGGAACCTGATCCGTAGTACCTTGATACGCCTGCTTTATGCAACATGCCCATCACGCCCATCTCGATGGATGTTGATATGCCGCAACATG GCCCTTGCAGCATCCGCTGGAAGGAGTGCTGAAACGAGCATTGCAGAAAATGATCCTGCTTACACAAGAGAGAACCTtggcgatgatgatgaagacatgGTTTCTAGCTCTAGTGGGAAATCTATACGGGCCAATCCTGATAAAGACAAAACCTTGAGATATCGAACCAGAGTTTTTGCAGCTGA GTGTTTGAGTCTTTTGCCAGAGGCTGTAGGCAATGATGCTGctcattttgatattttattggCGAGGAATCTTGCTTCTAATAGACAAAGCTCAGGTGACTGGTTAGTCCTTCAACTACAAGAGCTAATATCTCTTGCTTATCAG ATAAGCACTATTCAGTTTGAAAACATGAGGCCAATTGGAGTTGGACTTCTTAGTACTATTCTTGAGAAG TTTAAATTAGTAGCCGACCCTGAACTTCCTGGACATCTTCTTCTGGAACAGTATCAG GCTCAACTTCTGTCTGCTGTTCGTACTGCCTTGGATGCAAATTCTGGCCCTGTTCTTCTGGAAGCTGGGTTACAATTGGCCACAAAG ATAATGACCAGTGGAATAATAAGAAGTGATCAAGTTGCAGTCAAACGCATATTTTCTCTACTTTCACGTCCACTCAATGACTTTAACGAATTATATTATCCTTCGTTTGCTGAATGGGTCACAAGCAAG ATCAAGATCAGGCTTCTTGCTGCACATGCCTCGCTTAAGTGTTATATATTTACGTTCTTGAGAAAACACCATGGTGAGGTGCCAGTAGAATTTGAAGCACTGTTGCCAATGTTTTCCAAGAGTTCAGACCTTCTCGGGAGGTACTGGATTCAGGTCCTAAAGGGCTACAGTTATATTTGCTTATGTCAAAACCTCAAGAAAAGT TGCTCATTCTTAGATGAAATCCTGCCACATACTGTGTCAAGAAGGCTACAGCCTTGTCTGGAAGAGGCATGGCCTGTCATCCTGCAAGCTTTAGTCCTGGATGCAATTCCGGTGAATCATAGTGTTGAAGAATTTTCTGATAGGTCCTTGATATCTACACATCGCATGGTTACACTAGAGGCTGAAGATTTTCAGTTTCTATGGGGCTTCGCTGTACTTGTCTTGTTTCAAGGGATGCATCCAGCCTCTAGTATGCAAGTAATACCTTTTAGCTCAGCTAAAATCAAATCTAGTGGAGACTCCAGCATCAACGAATCTTCGTTCCAGGGCCTAAAGTTATATGAAATTGCATTACCAGTTTTCCAATCTCTTTCTGCTGGAAGATTTTTTTCCAGTGGCTTTCTTAGTATAGACCTCTGCCAAGAGCTATTGCAG GTTTTGTCGTATTCCTTTCATATGGACAGTTCATGGGATATTCTTGCAGTATCAGTAGTACAACAG ATCTCACAAAACTGTCCAAAAGATTTTCTTGAAAGTGAGGAATTTGCCTATTCGACTATTGAACTCTGTCTTGGGTACCTGTTCAAAATTCTCCACAG ACATAATGAAATTTCGCCAGATGATGGCATTTGGGACAATATGCTTTCCCCTTTATTTATCTCCATAAAGACGCTAGTGAAACGTTTTGAGTTGAAG CATCGTTTAAATTCGGCGCCTTTGGCATTTTTATTAAGTGGCTACAAGTGCATCCGGCAAGTCCCCACTGACGCATACCTACCCAAAGCTCTTGAGATTGTGAAGTCCACCAACGATTTATTGCTTGAGCTTACCAGAGCCTCATCGCAAAAGCCTTATACTG ATGGCACTAATTTTGCTGCCGATAGTGGCTTCCATCTAAGAGCAATTTTTGGTGCTTGTCTGCATATGGTTGGGGATCTGACTAGAGATTGTATCAACGGTATCCAGCTTGTGGACAGCAAGAGATCAGGGTTACGCAAGCTACTTCAGTTGAAGCTTGTATTCTGTCTGGAACAACTCTTTTCACTGGCTAAGCTTGCCTACGAGTTTGATTGTCCAGTAGATGAAACTAATACCAATTCTATCTGTATTGTCATGTTGAAGAGTTGCCAAATTAGTATAGCAGCAGTTGTTAAAGATTCCAATGTTCAG GTTCAAGCTACTGTCTTACAAGTGCTAAAAAGCTTGGTACAGCGATACAACAACCCAGAGGAGAAAAGTTTTGTGATCTTATTTGTCGGCGAACTTATTGGAGATATTGTCAGTCTGATGCAGAGGGCGCTTCTGgtt AAACCTGTGAATACGGAATCGGTGGTCATAGCTGGTGAATGCTTGCGGTTCATAATGCTACTTCAGACACACTCAATTACAGATGAACTTCAGAAGGGATTCATGAGCCTTTTTCTTGAAGTGGTTCTTGTCGTCTTCTCTAAGACTTCAGATGGCGTTTCTCAG GAAGTCCTCGAGTTAAGAAATGTAGCTGTGCGGCTTGTTTCTCATCTAGCTCAGTTGCCTTCCTCGGCTGTTCACTTTAAGGATGTTTTGCTGTCGCTTCCAGTAACACACCGGCAGCAGCTTCAG GATATTATTCGTGCTTCTGTCTCTAAAGATAGTGCCCTTGCGAAGCCAAAATCCTTGGTTCCAGCCATGGATATCAAACTACCAGCACCTGTGGTAGCAACGCCTGAAAAAGTTACCTCTACTGCTAATATGGTTAAAGAAGAAGCGTTGTCTACTATGCCAACATCTTTCAATCAGGTTAGCACAGTAGAAAGTGGAactgacgaagaagaagaagaagaagaagatgatgatgatgatgattgggACACTTTCCAGTCTTTCCCTGCTTCCACAAATCTTGAAGGGTCAGAGTCTAAGACAGAAAGTGTTGCTGAAGAGGAGCCGGATCTTCCTGGGAGGTCTTCTATACAGGATGATGAATCAAATGCAGAAGAAACTGATGATCAACATCTTGCATCTGACCATGCCACAGACATCACAAGAGAAGACTCGAATGATAAAAGCAAAGAGGTTGTTGAAGAGGAGACAGTAGAGCCATGTTTCACCACAAGAGAAGACTCGGTTGACAAAAGCAAAGAGGTTGAAGAGGAAACAGTAAAGCCATGTCTCATAGAAGACGCGCTTACAAGCCAGAATGACAAAACCTCATCTGGTGACCATCCTGTTGAAATAAACGAACAATCAGTTGAAAGCAAGAATTTGGAATCTGAAAACATTGGAACTGATATCAAACTTGCTTCAACTGAGGTAGAGTCACCAGCCTTAGATGATCTTGAACCGCAACAGATTCAAAAGTCACCCGAGGATGAATCTAGCAAGGAACATGTTGGAGCTGATGTTATTGTAACGGAAGAGACAATTGCTGAAAATAAGAGCGACgtggattatatataa